A stretch of DNA from Micromonospora peucetia:
CTCGGCTCCCCGGGCACGGCCGACGCTGCGCTGACCGTGGGCGCGGTCGACGACGCGGACGACATCGCCGACTTCTCCAGCCGTGGCCCGCGGCTCGGCGACGGTGCGATCAAGCCCGAGATCACCGCACCCGGGGTGGCCATCGTCGCCGCCCGGGCCGCCGGCACCTCGATGGGCAAGCCGGTCGACCCGCACCACACCTCGGCCAGTGGCACGTCGATGGCCACCCCGCACGTCGCCGGCGCTGCCGCGATCCTCGCCCAGCAGCATCCGGACTGGACCGCCGAGCGGCTCAAGGCCCACCTGGTCAGCACCGCGAAGGCACACACCAGCGACCCGGCGTTCAGCCAGGGTGCGGGTCGGGTGGACGTGTCCCGCGCCGTCCAACAGAACGTGTTCGGCACCGGCGTGGTCAACTACGGCATCGTGCAGTGGGATGCCACCGCGCCGGTGGTCAAGCAGGTGACGTACACCAACGACGGCGACCAGCCGGTCACCCTGGCCCTGTCTCTGCGGGGCGCCGGACTGCCCGCCGGGCTGCTGAGCCTCGATGCCGAGACGGTTACCGTGCCGGCGAAGGGCACCGCCACCGTGCCGGTGACCATGACGCCCACCGGTGTCGCGACCGGCACCTACAGCGCCCACCTGGCCGGCGTCTCCGCCGACGGTACGACCGTCGTCTCCACCGCCGTCGGTCTGGTCAGGGACGTGGAGCGGTTCGCGGTAAAGATCAAGGTCATCGGCCGGGACGGCGCGGCGCCCGCGCTCGCCACGTCGGAGGTGCGACTCTTCGACCTCGGGCGACTCGCCCTGCCCGAAGTGTTGCACCCGGATGTGGACGGGACGATCGCACTGTCCCTGCCGGCTGGTGAGTACACCCTCCACGCGGGGATCTCCGACGTGAGCCCGGAGTACAACCGGCTCTGGGAGTACACCCAGGGCATCCTGCCGAACGTGTCGGTCAAGGGCGACCGGACGATCACCTTCGACGGGCGTAAGGCCAACTCGGTGAGCATGCGGACGCCGAAGCCCACGAAGACCGACCGTGCTCGGCTCGGTTTCAACAGCTTCAGCAGTGACCAGCAGAACCGGTACGGCCTCGAGATGTGGGCGGGTGGCGAGACCTCCCTCTACTCGATCCCCACGGAGCAGACCAACGACAACCTGGAGGCGTACGCCGGCTGGACGCTGACCGCGCCCGACCTGGCCGCGCGGGTCGTCGGCCGGAATGCGATGTCGCTGGACGACGCTGCCTACTTCGCCGGTAACGGCGGCTCGGTGCGGTTCGACGGCACCAGGCGCCTTCAGGTGGTGTCGGCCGGGACCGGCACCTCCCAGGAGTACGCCGGGCTCGCGGTGCGGGGCAAGACCGCGCTGGTCAAGCGTAGTGCCGCCATCTCTCCCGACCAGCAACTCGCCAACGCGGTCGCCGCGGGCGCGTCAGCCGTGATCGTCTACAACAACATTCCCGAGCGTTGGGGCATCGACTTCTGGACCCGCACACCCACCGCGATCCCGGCGATGACCCTCTCCGGCGAGCAGGGTGGGCAGCTGCTCGAGCTCCTGCGTCGTGACCGGGTCACGGTCGAGTTCAAGGGGGTGGCGGTCAGCCCGTACTCCTATGACCTGCTCCAGGTGGAGAAGGGCGGCCTGCCGGCGAACCAGCGGTACCGGGTCCGGGACAACGACCTGGCCACCCTGCGAACCTCCTACCACGCCTCGGCCAACGGCACCGAGGGCGGCCAGTTCCGGTTCATCTGGGCACCGCGACAGGCCACGGCGTACGGCGCCATCGACCGGCTGATCATGCCGTCGACCCGGACCGAGTATGTCAGCGCCGGTCTGCGGACCGGGCAGGTCACGAAGCTCGGTCCGGTGTGGGCGTTGGGTGGGTCGGAACTGATCGAGACGGTCAAGGTGCTGCGCCCGGGGCAGCGGCTTTCCCCGACCTGGAACAAGTCCGTGGCCCGTACGGCCCTGCCCGCGGACCTGACGGACGCGGCGTTCCGCGACAACGACCTGGTAGTGGTCCAGTCCTCGGCGATGCTCGACGTCGGAGCCGACCACAGGCAGCAGCCGCACGTCATCCAGACCGACAAGGTCCGCGCCACCGTCCACCGCAACGGTGAGCTTCTCGGAACTGCGAACTTCGCTACGTTCGCCTTCCCGGCCGTGCCGGAGCGGGCCGAGTACCGGGTGACGCTCGACGTGGCGAGGGAAGACTCCTGGTGGACGACCTCCACCAAGGTCAACACCGCCTGGACCTTCCACTCGCAGCGCGCGGACGCCCGGCAGATCATGCCGATGCTGTCGGTCGACTACGACGTGGATGTCGACCTCGACAACCGGGCCAGGGCCGGCTCCCGGTTCGACATCGACCTGACGGTCCGGCACCCGAAGGGGCTGTCCGGGCCGGCGATCCGGGACACGAAGCTGTGGGTCTCCTACGACGACGGCGCGACCTGGCAGTTCGCCGACGTCGACCGGAAGCGGACGGGACAGTACGAGGCCACCGTCCGGCACCCGAGGTTGGCCGCGACCAACGGGTTCGTGTCGCTGCGGGTGCAGGCCACCGACGCTGACGGCAACACCGTCGAGCAGATCGTGACCCGCGCCTACCAGCTCCGGTAACAGCCAGCGCTCACCCGGACGCTCCCACCCGGTTTGCCGGGTGGGAGCGTCCGCTGTTCCGATGATCAGGACAACTTCTCCGCCTCTTTCGTTGCCCTTTCGTATTCCTTGGTGGCCACAGTCAGTTTCTCCTGAAGCTTGAGCATGGCCTCTCGGCGCGTCTCGACAGTTTTGCCGGGCTTCACCTCATCCAGTAGAGCCCTCACTGGCGGTGTGTTCGTGGCTGGAGTGTATGGATTGTCGGGATTCAGGAGATGCGCAACATGGTCGAGCGCCATCGAGATCGTGCCCACCCTCTCGAAAGCTTGCAGGAGCCTGTTCTGCACTTCCTGTTGCTCGGGGCTGAGATTCTCGTCGTCGTCTGAATCCGGGTCCATGACCGCCCATCCTTACTGTGAGGACTATTCGCAGGTCAGTTTGGGATCTTGTCTCAATCCTAGAGCCTTTTCGTCGAGCCCATCTGACGATGGCGGCGTCAAGGGAACAGACGCAAACGCGCGGACCTGAGGCGCGCTGCCCGCCTGACCATGAAAGGATCAAGACAGTGTGTTGCTGACCGATGCCTGCCGCGCTACCCGCACCGACGCCGAGGGGTCTGATCCCGCTGGCCGAGCAGGACCGGAACCGGTGGGACAGCGACCTGATCGAGCCGATGGCCATGCTCAACCACGCGATCGCGGTGGCCATGACCGAAGGCCCGCAGGCCGGTCTGGCCAGGTCACCGAGGACCAGATCAGATATGCCTGGACGCCCTCGGCGGGGTCCACGGCCCGCCGCGTCACGTCAGCGTGATCCTGCGCCGGATCCGTTGTCTTCCGGTGCCAACCCGCTGCCGGGGCGGTCAGCGCACCAGGAAGCGCAGGTCGCGTACGACCTCCGAACTGGCGATCGGGTCGAGGTCGGTGAACCTGGCCGGATCCGCGGGCCGGGGCTGGTCGGACCAGGCTGATCCGGCCGGCGTGATGCTGGTCGTCCAGACCCGGATGCCGGTCAGTTTCTGGGCCGCGTCCCGGTCCTGCCAGTGGAAGCCGGGGGAGTACTCGATTTCGACGGTGCGGTCGCCGGGCCAGTCGCGCAGCACCGCGCTGTGGTGCGCCCCGTCGCAGCGCCGCCAGCCCTGAGCGGCCAGCGCGAACAGTTTCCGCCCCTCGACGGATCTGCCGACGAAGGACTCCAACCCGGCGTCCGCCTCGGCCTCGGACAGGCCGATCAATTCCCGGGTGAGCTGGGGGAACGGCTGGATGACGGCATTGTCGGCGAACACCGTCGTCCACGCCGCCCGGTCACCGGCGAAGTGCCACGGATGGGCCACTCCCACCGTCGCCGCCGCGTCGAGCGCGAAGGTCTTGTCGTCGAGGTCGGCGAGGGTGCGGTCCTCGGCCACGCGGAACGTCCCCGCGACCGCTCCCCGCTCGTCGAACGTCGCCCACAGCAGCCGATGCGCCAACTGCCACATCAGGGGGTGCCGCACGAACAGCCGCCGGAACTCCTCGCCGCTCCAGCGCCGACCCACCACCATCGCCTCTTCGAGGGCCCGGGTCCGCTCCGCGACGACGGTCTTCGCTTCCTTCTTCAGCTCGGTGAACCGCTGGTAGGCCGCCGTTGCCAAACCCTCGTCGTCGGCGGCCGTGGGTCGGGGCATCCGGGCGAGGCGCTTGCCGCGCTGGTCGATGACCTGCGGCTGGAGTTGCTCGTCGAGGCCGACGGTGAACTGCCGGGGGCCGTAGTCGAGGGTCATGCGACCGTCGGGGTCGAGGCCGAGGTCCGGCACGATCCGGTCGGCCAACTGCGTGGGCTGCATGCCTCGGGCCTCGGCGACGGCGTTGAGGCGCTGTTCGGCCAGCTGCCGGAAGCCCTTGGTCCTGGCCCTGCGGGACAGGCGGTGCAGATGCGTCAGGGCGACGTCGGATCCGATCGCGGCCAGCACGTCCATGCCGGTACGCACCCGCAGGCTGCTGCCGGTGGCCCAGGCCGGGAAGAGCGAGGTCAACGCCGGCACGGTGGTGTCGTCACCGAACAGCGCCACCGCCACCATCGCGAGTTTGCTCGCCGCCGGATACTGCGCGGCCTGCCACTGCTCGAAGATCGTCCAGGCGAGGGCGGCGAGGCTGCGCGGCTCACCCAGCGCGCGCACCTCGGCGACCCCGGGATGAGCGTCGGCGATCTTCGACACGGCGAGCAGGGCGCACAACTGACGCACCGCGTCCTGCGACAGGATCTGCCCGCCATCGCGCAGAGTCACCGGGGGAAGAGCCGCGACGACCAGCCACTCGGGCAGTTCGGGAACCCGCATCGGCTTTCCGTCCGACCGACGCGGAGGACCCGCCAGCACCGGCACCGTCACACCCGACGGGCCCGTGTCACCCGGCGCACTGCCGGCGCCCGGGGTGTCGCCCGCCGAGGATGTCGCCCCGACGATTGCCTCCACCTGGGCCCGCGCCGCCGCATCGAGGGCCGGCAACGTCTCCGCGACCGCCTTGGGATAGGCCAACACGTGGTTACGGAGCAACTCCGACACGGTCGTCACGGCGTCGGTGCCCACCGCGGCGGTGGACTTCGCCAGCAGCACCCGCAGCGCGAGAAGCGGGTCGCGCTTGGCCGCGACCAGCAAGGCCGGGCGGACGTACATGCGCTGGACCCGGTCCACCAGGTGGCCGAATGCCTCCTCGGTGGGTATCGCGGCCAACGCGGCGACCGCCCGCTTCTCGTCGTCGGCGCTGTCGAGGAGTTTCTCGTACCGCCGTTCATCGTGGCGGTCCAGCAGCGCTGTCCAGCCCGCGCCGATTCCCGCGCCGCCACTGGCCACGATCTCCTCCGCCCTGGCCCGCACCGCGGCCGGCAGCGACGCGGCCACGGCCGGCAGCAGCCGCGGCTCGGCCAGCAGCAGCGTGCCCAGCAGATCCGTGTACAGGGCAGCCTCGTGCGGATTTATCCACTCCGGGTCTCTGTAGCTGGACACCTGCACGTACCTCGGCTCCACCGTCTCGAGCTCGCTGAGGATTCGCAGCGCCCGCACCGGATATCGCGACAACACCCCGGATTTCAGGAGCGCACCCGGGCGTAGCCGTTGCGCACCGAGGGTCGCCCGGCACAGCATCCGAAACGCGTCGTCCGTCGGGATCAGCGAGAGCATCTGGATGCCGTCAGGTCCCCCTCGGCCCTCCGATCGGGGCCCGCGGTCATTCAGGAGCAGCCGATGGCTGTAGTGGGGCTCCATCAGGATCGGCGCGGCGGCCGGGCCGACCCCGTCCAGAACTGTGCCAATCTCCTTGCTCCCAAATACGTCTGACCTGAGGTCGCGGAGCTGTTCGAGGTGACGGACCGTACTGGCGGCAAAGAACAGCATCTGAGTCAGGCGGCTGGGACACTTCGTTCGGCTGAAGTGTTCGTCGGCCGACCAGCCGGCGATCGCGGCGCAGTCCTCGTCGACCCATGCCACCTGCGTCGGCGCCAGGTAGGACGTCACCACCCGGCCGATCGCCGCCGTTCGGTATCCGCCGAGGATCCCGCAGACCCGCTCGTATTCGGCATCGGTCGCCACTGCCAGGTGGGAGCGCACCTCGCGGGCCAGCACGT
This window harbors:
- a CDS encoding S8 family serine peptidase, translated to MTTVPRSAQTTSQVTLLTGDVVTVTSGANQPTAVAVNGQEGSNGRTTITTVGKDIYVLPREAQALITAGRLDRRLFNVTGLIEQGYDDARTGSIPLIVRYRGNGVATRAAAPSGGQALRPLTSINGAAMAADKKQAESFWEAIDDDGPQAGTARTQLAGGIDRVWLDGKAKALLDVSVPQVGAPGAWAAGFDGTGVKVAVLDTGIDPNHPDFTGKIVDSRSFIAGEEVKDGHGHGTHVASTIAGSGSASGGKHKGVAPGAQLLIGKVLSDGGTGSDSEIIAGMEWAARSGAKIISMSLGGQGTDGTDPMALAVNELTAETGALFTIAAGNEGRSGASTLGSPGTADAALTVGAVDDADDIADFSSRGPRLGDGAIKPEITAPGVAIVAARAAGTSMGKPVDPHHTSASGTSMATPHVAGAAAILAQQHPDWTAERLKAHLVSTAKAHTSDPAFSQGAGRVDVSRAVQQNVFGTGVVNYGIVQWDATAPVVKQVTYTNDGDQPVTLALSLRGAGLPAGLLSLDAETVTVPAKGTATVPVTMTPTGVATGTYSAHLAGVSADGTTVVSTAVGLVRDVERFAVKIKVIGRDGAAPALATSEVRLFDLGRLALPEVLHPDVDGTIALSLPAGEYTLHAGISDVSPEYNRLWEYTQGILPNVSVKGDRTITFDGRKANSVSMRTPKPTKTDRARLGFNSFSSDQQNRYGLEMWAGGETSLYSIPTEQTNDNLEAYAGWTLTAPDLAARVVGRNAMSLDDAAYFAGNGGSVRFDGTRRLQVVSAGTGTSQEYAGLAVRGKTALVKRSAAISPDQQLANAVAAGASAVIVYNNIPERWGIDFWTRTPTAIPAMTLSGEQGGQLLELLRRDRVTVEFKGVAVSPYSYDLLQVEKGGLPANQRYRVRDNDLATLRTSYHASANGTEGGQFRFIWAPRQATAYGAIDRLIMPSTRTEYVSAGLRTGQVTKLGPVWALGGSELIETVKVLRPGQRLSPTWNKSVARTALPADLTDAAFRDNDLVVVQSSAMLDVGADHRQQPHVIQTDKVRATVHRNGELLGTANFATFAFPAVPERAEYRVTLDVAREDSWWTTSTKVNTAWTFHSQRADARQIMPMLSVDYDVDVDLDNRARAGSRFDIDLTVRHPKGLSGPAIRDTKLWVSYDDGATWQFADVDRKRTGQYEATVRHPRLAATNGFVSLRVQATDADGNTVEQIVTRAYQLR
- a CDS encoding DUF4132 domain-containing protein encodes the protein MGKFVLPDEDTWVLPKAWRPDTHPRRGGHPAPARVIPPDAAERLRARLRSDDFSKNMARVSERAVVFDPVLLAEGHRYLRNWRDLDEPGDEADPLGAAVATLFIRRWDREAMACSVDVWVSRFGVEFAARVVGELSRVLDECSLWSVDPAAVVKTHEDLWRGDDLGSLYVLAREVRSHLAVATDAEYERVCGILGGYRTAAIGRVVTSYLAPTQVAWVDEDCAAIAGWSADEHFSRTKCPSRLTQMLFFAASTVRHLEQLRDLRSDVFGSKEIGTVLDGVGPAAAPILMEPHYSHRLLLNDRGPRSEGRGGPDGIQMLSLIPTDDAFRMLCRATLGAQRLRPGALLKSGVLSRYPVRALRILSELETVEPRYVQVSSYRDPEWINPHEAALYTDLLGTLLLAEPRLLPAVAASLPAAVRARAEEIVASGGAGIGAGWTALLDRHDERRYEKLLDSADDEKRAVAALAAIPTEEAFGHLVDRVQRMYVRPALLVAAKRDPLLALRVLLAKSTAAVGTDAVTTVSELLRNHVLAYPKAVAETLPALDAAARAQVEAIVGATSSAGDTPGAGSAPGDTGPSGVTVPVLAGPPRRSDGKPMRVPELPEWLVVAALPPVTLRDGGQILSQDAVRQLCALLAVSKIADAHPGVAEVRALGEPRSLAALAWTIFEQWQAAQYPAASKLAMVAVALFGDDTTVPALTSLFPAWATGSSLRVRTGMDVLAAIGSDVALTHLHRLSRRARTKGFRQLAEQRLNAVAEARGMQPTQLADRIVPDLGLDPDGRMTLDYGPRQFTVGLDEQLQPQVIDQRGKRLARMPRPTAADDEGLATAAYQRFTELKKEAKTVVAERTRALEEAMVVGRRWSGEEFRRLFVRHPLMWQLAHRLLWATFDERGAVAGTFRVAEDRTLADLDDKTFALDAAATVGVAHPWHFAGDRAAWTTVFADNAVIQPFPQLTRELIGLSEAEADAGLESFVGRSVEGRKLFALAAQGWRRCDGAHHSAVLRDWPGDRTVEIEYSPGFHWQDRDAAQKLTGIRVWTTSITPAGSAWSDQPRPADPARFTDLDPIASSEVVRDLRFLVR